The window GGCGTGTCCGGGTTCGAATCCCGGAGGGGGCGCCATCCCGGCGCAGAGGGCTGGGTAGCAAACGGCCCTCTGCGCGCTTTTTTGAAGGGCTCCGTGTTCGGGGCGAAGGAGAGAAGAACGGAGCTTTACCGGGGGAGCATCTCCACGGCGCGGCGGGCTGCCCGCAGGTTGACCTCAGGGGCATGGATGGGGACCACGCAACCGGTGCCCAGGATGAAGCGCCGGCCTCCGGTCTGGGCGATGGCCTCCCGGGCCTCTGCGATCACCTGCTCCGGCGTCCCCTGGACCAGGGCCTTCACCCGGGAGAGCCCCCCGAGCACCGCCCCGGAGACCTTCCGCTGCGCCTCCGCCAGGGCCGGCGGGGTCTCCCGATCATGCCAGTTCCAGACCGCCACCGGGTAATCCACGAACAGATCGAACATCACCGCCTCGCCGTGCAGGTGAAGGAGGTTCAGCCAGGCCCCGCCCGCTTCCTCCAGGATCGCCTGATCATACGGACGGCCGAAACGCCGGTATTCCTCGGGCGAGAGCAGCAGATACGAGGCGTGCTGCACGGCGTAGAAGATCCCATCCGCCCCCCGTGCGAGGGCAGCCCGGACGAAGCGACGGGTGCTCTCGGTGATCGTCTCCAGCCCTCTCTCCAGGGCCTTCGGGGCCTGGCGCAGATGCAGCAACAGCCGCTGGGAGCCGGTCAGGTTCTTCGCCTGAGCCAGGGGGCTGAACACGGTGACCACCAGGGGAACTTCGGGGAGGGCCTGCCGGATGCGGGCCACCGCTTCGAGGTGCTCCCCGAGGACCCCCCGCTCGGGATCCAGAACGGGCAACCTCGTCCAGTCCTCGGGATCCTGAACCGGGTGCCGGATGTAGCGTCGGGTCCCTTCGGTATCCCCTTCCCAGACGTCCTCTACCCCCCAGTCCCGGACGCAGTAGCTGGAGGCGGGGGTGATCTTGACGAAGTCGAAATCGAAGCGCTGCTGGAATTCCACCACCGCCTCGGCGAAGGCCCGGGGATCCTGATCCGCCACCGGGAAGTGGCGCCAGAGGGCCACCGGCGGGCGGTCCACGGGCTCGCCCCGGAGGGCCGCCTGGAGGCGCTCACGCTTCTCCATCGGATCCTCGCAGCCGCTGCAGGTGAGCCTGGGTCAGGCGGGAGAGGATCTGGGCCTTGCCCCGGTCCTCTACCGTGGGAAGTAAGGCGAGGACCCTCTCGAAGGCGGCGATGGCGGTCTCCGTGCGGCCCGCCGCCTTCGCAGCCAAACCCAGGCCGTAGTAGGCGTCGATGGCGTTCCCATCCACCTCGATGGCCTTGCGGAATTCCTCCATGGCCTGCTCATAACGGCGCTGGGCATGCAGCTCCCATCCCCGATCGATGTGCGGCGCCGCGCGTTCCGACATCTCCTTCTCCTCCGGAGGGCTCTGCACGGTAAGCAGGTCTATTATGACAGAACACAGGCCCCATCCCGATGTCCCCACCCAGTTCGTGAAATCCCAGCCGCTCCTCGCTCTCCAGCAGGGGCTCTACCCAATCCGGCCGCTCGCGATAGAGGGCCGCCCGCTCCCGGATCAGCCATTCCGACAGGGGAAGCGCTTTCCCGCCCATGAAAACGTGAAAACGCGCCCTGCCGATCGATCCGCCCTCATGGCCATTCGTGAAAACGCGCCCTGCCGATCGATCCGCCCTCATGGCCATTATACTCCTCGTGAGGATGGTATAATATCCCCGGCATCCTGGGTGGAGGTGGACCCGATGGGCCCGAAGCGCGAGACCTACACCGTGGAGATCGCCGGCCTGGTCCGGCATCTCCCGCTGTTCGAGATCGCCCCCGGCGTGCGCATCGCCATCTTCAACATGCTCGGGGACACTGAGGTGGTCCTGGCGGCGGCCAAAGAGCTGGCCCGACGGATCCCCAAGGAGGCCGAGGTGATCGTCACCCCGGAGGCGAAGGCCATCCCCCTCGCCTATCAGCTCTCCATCGAAACCGGCCTTCCCTATGTGATCCTGCGCAAGAGCTACAAGCCCTACATGGGCGAGGCCCTGAGCGCCGAGACCCTCTCCATCACCACCGGCCAGCCCCAGACCCTCTATCTGGATGAGAAGGATATCGAGCTGGTCCGCGGCCGGAAGGTGGTGCTGGTGGACGATGTGATCTCCACCGGATCCACCCTCCAGGCGATGCGCCTGCTGATGAACAAGGCGGGGGCCATCGTGATCGCCGAGGCCGCCGTGTTCACGGAGGGGGAGCGAGCGAAGTGGCGGCACATCATCGCCCTGGGTCATCTGCCCATCTTCACCGCCAATTCCAAGAACGCAAAGAAAGAATGAGCCCGCGCCGTCTGTGAGGGGGAGCCGATGCTGTTCATCCGATACCGTTACGTGCGCGTCTTCATCGCCTTCCTCGCCCTCCTGTGGCTGGGGATCTGGCTTGCGCTCCGGCCCCAGGGCCCGGCCCTCATCGGCATCGGGCTGGCCCTGATCATGACCGGGCTGGCCCTCATCGTCCCGCCCGGGGTTTACGCCTGGCTGATCACCCCGACCTGCCCGCAGTGCGGAGGCCGGCTCCGCTGGGCGGCGGTCCAGCCGGACGACCATGACCCCTATGTGGAGGAACTCCGGGTGGCCTGCACCCGATGCGGATGGAGCCGCGTGGAGTTCCGCAATCTGGTGAGTCCTCTCGTGGCCGGGCCGGCGTATCCGGAGCCGGGCATGGCGGAGGGCCGCGGGGCGGAGCGCTGAGGCCCCCGGTTCCTGGAGCGGGGCGCTGGGCCCGGGGAGCGCAGAGCGGTTCTCCGCGCTCCCCGGGTCTTCTCGGAGCCGGGCGGGCATCCGGTGCCGGAGGCGGGGATGATCCTGGTCGAGCTGGGGGCGATCTTCCTGGGCCTGGCCCTGGTCCACCGCCTGGCGCATCGCCTCGCCTTCTCCCCAATCCCCCTCGTCCTGCTCGTCGGCCTGGCCTTCGGCGAAGGAGGCCTCCTCGCCCTTCGGCTGAGCGAGCCCTTCGTCCGGACCACGGCGGAGATCGGCGCCCTCCTCCTGCTGTTCATGCTGGGCCTGGAATACAGCGGTCGGGAGCTGTGGGACGCGCTCCGGGCTCACTTCCCGGACAGCCTCGTGGATGCCTTCCTGAACTTCACGCCGGGCTTTCTGCTGGCGCTGACGTTCGGGTGGGGGCTGCCTCTGGCCCTCTTGATGGGCGGGGTGACCTTTGTCACCTCCTCCGGCATCCTCGCTCATCTGATCGACGAGCTGGGATGGGAAGGCCGCGCGGAGGCGCGCGTGGCCGTCTCCCTCTCGATCCTGGAGGACCTGTTGATCGCCCTCCTGCTGCCGCCGGTGATGGTGCTCTTTTTTCGAACCAATGGGGTGGCCGTCGGGCCCCTGCTGCTGTCCCTCCTCTTGCCCGTCGCCGCCATGGGGATCGCCATTCGCTACGGCCAGGTCCTCAGCCGGGCCATCGATCACGAGAACGAGGCGGTGCTTCTGCTTTCCCTGTTCGGGCTGGTGCTGCTGGCGGGAGGGATCGCCCTGGCCCTTCGGATCCCGGCGGCCGTGGGGGCCTTCCTTCTGGGGATCGCGATCTCGGATCCGGTGAAAGAGCGGGCCCGGCAGCTGATCGGGCCGGTGCGGGACCTGTCCGCCACGGTTTTCTTTCTCACCCTGGGCCTGCGCACGGATCCGGGGCTGCTCCTCCCCGTCCTGCCCCTGGCGGTCCTCCTCACACTGGCCACCGGGCTGACCAAGGGGCTCACCGGATGGATCGCGGCCCATCGGGCTGGGATCAGGGGATGGGCGCGTGCTCGGGCAGGGGCTCTCTTGATCGCGCGGGGGGAGCTCTCCGGGGTGATCGCCGGGCTGGTGGGCCTGACCCTGCCCACCGTGACTTTTGTTCCCCTTGCAACCGCATATGTGCTCCTCAGCGCGCTCCTGGGGCCGCTGGTGGTCCACCGGTTGCCCCGGGAGGGATAGCGCGCTACAGGATCTGCTGACCCAGCAGGGAGGCGAGCAGCTCCACGGCCAGCTCGGCGGTGCGGTTGCGCTCGTCCAGGATCGGGTTGATCTCCACCACATCCACCGAGCCCACCCGGCCGCTATCGGCCAGGATCTCCATCATCAAATGGGCTTCGCGATAGGTCAGCCCGCCGGGCACCGGCGTGCCCACCCCGGGCGCCACCTGGGGATCCAGGACGTCGAGGTCCAGGCTGACGTGGAGGCGCGGCCACGCCTTCAGGCGGGTGAGGGCCTGCCGGACCACCGTGGCGATCCCCAGCTCGTCGATCTCCCGCATGGTGAAAATCAGCATGCCGCTCTCCGCCATGGCCCGGCGTTCCTCGGGGTCCAGAGAGCGCACCCCGATGAGGACGACCTGTTCGGGCCGAAGCTTGGGCTCCGGCCCGCCGATCTGGATCAGGCGGGGGTGGCCCCGGCCGACCAGATGGGCCAGTGGCATGCCATGGATGTTGCCGGAGGGCGAGGTCTCCGGCGTATTGAAATCCCCGTGGGCGTCGATCCACAACACGCCGGTCGGCCCCGCCGCAGCGATGATCCCGGCGATCGTCCCCATGGCGATGGAATGATCTCCGCCCAGGATGATGGGGAAGCGCCCATCCGCCACCGTCTCCCGCACCGCCTGGAACACCCGCTCACAGGTCTCGGCCACCGCCTCCAGGTGGCGCATCCCGCCGGGGCCGACGGCACGCACCTCCTCCGGGACCGGCACGATGATGTTTCCTCCGTCCTCCACCTGGTAACCCAGGCCCTCCAGGCGGGCCTGCAGACCAGCGTAGCGGACCGCGCTGGGCCCCATGTCCACGCCGCGCCGCCCCTGCCCCAGGTCCATGGGCACGCCCAGGATGCGAACCGGACGCCGCATCTCCCCTCCGTATCGTTCCCGTGATCGTGTCCAATGAATTCGGCCTCCAGAGGCCTTCGGCCGACGGTCGGCCTGCGCCGACCGAAGAATCCCCTTTGCGTCGGCGAAGGCCGACGCCCGGCGCGCAGCGCCTTTGAAGGCCGATTTCAATCGGCGCAGAGCCTCCGGCCCACGGTCGGCCTGCACGCCGAATGAATTCGGCCTCCAGAGGCCTTCGGCCCACGGTCGGCCTGCGCCGACCGAAGAATCCCCTTTGCGTCGGCGAAGGCCGACGCCCGGCGCGCAGCGCCTTTGAAGGCCGATTTCAATCGGCGCAGAGGCCTGCGGCCCACGGTCGGCCTGCACGCCGAATGAATTCGGCCTCCAGAGGCCTTCGGCCGACGGTCGGCCTGCGCCGACCGAAGAATCCCCTTTGCGTCGGCGAAGGCCGACGCCCGGCGCGCAGCGCCTTTGAAGGCCGATTTCAATCGGCGCAGAGCCTCCGGCCCACGGTCGGCCTGCGCCGACCGAAGAATCCCCTTTGCGTCGGCGAAGGCCGACGCCCGGCGCATAGCGCCCGAAGAGGCCGATTTCAATCGGCGCAGAGCCTTCGGCCCACGGTCGGCCTGCACGCCGAATGAATTCGGCCTCCAGAGGCCTTCGGCCCACGGTCGGCCTGCGCCGACCGAAAATCCCCTTTGCGTCGGCGAAGGCCGACGCCCGGCGCATAGCGCCCGAAGAGGCCGATTTCAATCGGCGCAGAGCCTCCGGCCCACGGTCGGCCTGCGCCGACCGAAGAATCCCCTTTGCGTCGGCGAAGGCCGACGCCCGGCGCGCAGCGCCTTTGAAGGCCGATTTCAATCGGCGCGAAGGCCTTCGGCCCACGG is drawn from Thermoflexus hugenholtzii and contains these coding sequences:
- a CDS encoding cation:proton antiporter, which gives rise to MILVELGAIFLGLALVHRLAHRLAFSPIPLVLLVGLAFGEGGLLALRLSEPFVRTTAEIGALLLLFMLGLEYSGRELWDALRAHFPDSLVDAFLNFTPGFLLALTFGWGLPLALLMGGVTFVTSSGILAHLIDELGWEGRAEARVAVSLSILEDLLIALLLPPVMVLFFRTNGVAVGPLLLSLLLPVAAMGIAIRYGQVLSRAIDHENEAVLLLSLFGLVLLAGGIALALRIPAAVGAFLLGIAISDPVKERARQLIGPVRDLSATVFFLTLGLRTDPGLLLPVLPLAVLLTLATGLTKGLTGWIAAHRAGIRGWARARAGALLIARGELSGVIAGLVGLTLPTVTFVPLATAYVLLSALLGPLVVHRLPREG
- a CDS encoding uroporphyrinogen decarboxylase family protein; its protein translation is MEKRERLQAALRGEPVDRPPVALWRHFPVADQDPRAFAEAVVEFQQRFDFDFVKITPASSYCVRDWGVEDVWEGDTEGTRRYIRHPVQDPEDWTRLPVLDPERGVLGEHLEAVARIRQALPEVPLVVTVFSPLAQAKNLTGSQRLLLHLRQAPKALERGLETITESTRRFVRAALARGADGIFYAVQHASYLLLSPEEYRRFGRPYDQAILEEAGGAWLNLLHLHGEAVMFDLFVDYPVAVWNWHDRETPPALAEAQRKVSGAVLGGLSRVKALVQGTPEQVIAEAREAIAQTGGRRFILGTGCVVPIHAPEVNLRAARRAVEMLPR
- a CDS encoding tetratricopeptide repeat protein, yielding MSERAAPHIDRGWELHAQRRYEQAMEEFRKAIEVDGNAIDAYYGLGLAAKAAGRTETAIAAFERVLALLPTVEDRGKAQILSRLTQAHLQRLRGSDGEA
- the rocF gene encoding arginase produces the protein MRRPVRILGVPMDLGQGRRGVDMGPSAVRYAGLQARLEGLGYQVEDGGNIIVPVPEEVRAVGPGGMRHLEAVAETCERVFQAVRETVADGRFPIILGGDHSIAMGTIAGIIAAAGPTGVLWIDAHGDFNTPETSPSGNIHGMPLAHLVGRGHPRLIQIGGPEPKLRPEQVVLIGVRSLDPEERRAMAESGMLIFTMREIDELGIATVVRQALTRLKAWPRLHVSLDLDVLDPQVAPGVGTPVPGGLTYREAHLMMEILADSGRVGSVDVVEINPILDERNRTAELAVELLASLLGQQIL
- a CDS encoding zinc ribbon domain-containing protein, encoding MLFIRYRYVRVFIAFLALLWLGIWLALRPQGPALIGIGLALIMTGLALIVPPGVYAWLITPTCPQCGGRLRWAAVQPDDHDPYVEELRVACTRCGWSRVEFRNLVSPLVAGPAYPEPGMAEGRGAER
- a CDS encoding phosphoribosyltransferase family protein — encoded protein: MGPKRETYTVEIAGLVRHLPLFEIAPGVRIAIFNMLGDTEVVLAAAKELARRIPKEAEVIVTPEAKAIPLAYQLSIETGLPYVILRKSYKPYMGEALSAETLSITTGQPQTLYLDEKDIELVRGRKVVLVDDVISTGSTLQAMRLLMNKAGAIVIAEAAVFTEGERAKWRHIIALGHLPIFTANSKNAKKE